From Thermodesulfovibrionales bacterium:
TTTACCTCATAATACTTCATCTTTCCTATAACAGAATTACCGGAAGAAAAGGAATAAAACTCTTCTGCCCGGAGAGGGGAACAGAATATGACGAGCAGAAGTGACAAAAAGATAGTATTTTTATTCAGCTTTATTTGCACGGCCAGATATTTCCGTATTTCAGCGTGGTGCGAACATAATAATAGCCATGCCAATGATAGCTACTGCTGAGCCTGTAATATCCCACATGTGGGGACGTACTCCGTCAACGATCCAGAGCCAGAGCAAAGCTGTCGCCACATAAACTCCTCCATAAGCTGCATAAACACGGCCTGCGTCTGTTGGATGGAGACTCAGTAGGTATACAAATACCGCCAGTGACAGCGATGCAGGTACAAG
This genomic window contains:
- a CDS encoding YnfA family protein, with protein sequence MNIFTTTGLFLLTAIAEIVGCYLPYLWLKGRAPLWVLVPASLSLAVFVYLLSLHPTDAGRVYAAYGGVYVATALLWLWIVDGVRPHMWDITGSAVAIIGMAIIMFAPR